One genomic segment of Helianthus annuus cultivar XRQ/B chromosome 14, HanXRQr2.0-SUNRISE, whole genome shotgun sequence includes these proteins:
- the LOC110905066 gene encoding uncharacterized protein LOC110905066, whose protein sequence is MKRMGDRKKDGRIVKKSKTTDSNWPLIKPKSDLRITRLKDHDLFTVQNFLTAAESKAFIKAAESIGFVHQGSLGPTKGEAYRDNDRIAVNDPVLADTLWESGLSKLFSDITIRGKVAVGLNPNIRLYRYKVGQRFGRHIDESVDLGEGKRTHYTLLIYLNGNAESKPKSDVNGSHDSLEPLVGGETVFYGPRNSLVAEVTPTQGMALFHIHGAKCMLHESRNVMKGVKYILRSDVAFA, encoded by the exons ATGAAGAGGATGGGGGATCGAAAGAAAGACGGAAGAATTGTGAAGAAATCGAAGACAACAGATTCAAATTGGCCACTCATTAAACCTAAATCTGATCTCCGTATCACTCGCCTTAAAGATCACGATCTCTTTACT GTGCAGAACTTCTTGACAGCTGCTGAATCAAAGGCGTTTATTAAGGCTGCGGAATCGATTGGGTTTGTCCACCAAGGGAGTCTTGGCCCGACAAAAGGTGAAGCTTACAGAGACAATGATCGGATTGCTGTAAATGATCCTGTTCTTGCTGATACATTATGGGAATCCGGACTTAGCAAGCTGTTTTCTGATATTACTATTCGGGGCAAAGTTGCTGTTGGCCTAAACCCAAATATTAGACTTTACAG GTATAAGGTTGGTCAACGTTTTGGCCGACATATTGATGAAAGTGTCGATCTTGGAGAAGGAAAGCGCACCCATTACACATTGCTAATATATCTCAACGGTAATGCGGAGTCAAAGCCAAAATCTGATGTGAACGGTTCACATGACTCGCTTGAACCTCTAGTTGGAGGTGAAACCGTCTTTTATGGACCAAGAAATAGCCTTGTAGCTGAG GTGACTCCCACTCAAGGAATGGCCCTCTTTCATATCCATGGTGCCAAGTGTATGTTGCATGAATCGCGCAATGTTATGAAAGGCGTCAAGTATATCTTAAGGTCAGATGTAGCTTTTGCATGA
- the LOC110905065 gene encoding peroxidase 66: protein MAISPITAFVLILTVVPFSEAALTAHYYHQTCPQAENIIYQTVRNASIYDPKVPARLLRMFFHDCFVRGCDASLLLDSTPGNKAEKDGPPNISVRSFYVIEDAKAKIEKACPHTVSCADVLAIAARDVVAMSQGPWWPVLKGRKDGRVSKANETINLPSPFSNATTLIQSFAKRGLNVKDLVTLSGGHTLGFSHCSSFSARIDNSTDPTLNSEFAMNLKKKCPLQNKDRNAGEFLDSTSSKFDNDYYKRITMGEGVFGSDQALYGDDRTKGIVDSYAKDEKLFFKEFAASMVKLGNVGVIEDGEIRVKCSVVN from the exons ATGGCTATTTCACCAATTACTGCCTTTGTTCTCATACTAACTGTAGTTCCATTTTCAGAAGCAGCACTTACTGCTCATTACTATCATCAAACATGTCCACAGGCCGAGAATATCATCTATCAAACAGTTCGCAATGCCTCTATTTACGACCCTAAAGTCCCAGCCCGCCTTCTTAGGATGTTCTTCCATGACTGTTTTGTTAGG GGATGTGATGCATCATTGTTGCTTGACTCAACCCCGGGAAACAAAGCAGAAAAAGATGGGCCTCCAAATATCTCGGTTCGATCGTTTTATGTAATTGAGGATGCCAAAGCAAAGATCGAAAAAGCATGCCCACACACGGTTTCTTGTGCTGACGTATTAGCAATCGCTGCTAGAGATGTAGTAGCAATG TCTCAAGGTCCATGGTGGCCGGTGCTTAAAGGAAGGAAAGACGGGAGAGTGTCGAAAGCTAATGAAACCATAAACCTCCCATCTCCATTTTCCAATGCCACAACACTTATTCAAAGTTTTGCTAAAAGAGGATTAAATGTCAAAGATTTGGTCACACTTTCAGGTGGACACACATTAGGGTTTTCACACTGTTCTTCATTTAGTGCTCGCATAGACAACTCAACTGATCCTACGCTTAATAGTGAGTTTGCTATGAACCTGAAAAAGAAATGTCCTCTACAAAACAAAGATCGCAACGCAGGAGAGTTTTTGGATTCCACTTCTTCAAAGTTTGATAATGACTATTACAAAAGAATTACTATGGGTGAGGGCGTGTTTGGGTCGGACCAAGCACTGTATGGAGATGACAGGACTAAAGGGATTGTGGATTCGTATGCTAAAGATGAGAAACTGTTCTTCAAAGAATTCGCAGCTTCTATGGTCAAACTCGGAAATGTAGGTGTTATAGAAGATGGTGAAATCAGAGTGAAGTGTAGCGTCGTAAATTGA